In Toxoplasma gondii ME49 chromosome VIII, whole genome shotgun sequence, a single genomic region encodes these proteins:
- a CDS encoding hypothetical protein (encoded by transcript TGME49_231860~Signal peptide predicted by SignalP 2.0 HMM (probability 0.999) with cleavage site probability 0.583 at residue 22) — protein MFLLSVALFVFLLQSNTQPAFGSSTDGPTAAYDIQAPPSQNAENGILFKAASRGLASAPSPGEPFYGGRTQSGVKYGGTLGAEHSLGSVACGLHYSACVRGMAESVPKLATSTVRKSITHSAEEDGPNIEETLKDDESGMRGDYFLKEISAYQPSSRSMPGQGIHQRTRLSAAHSAPENGKMQADLLSMPTAQERSFLRSLDNPEGGHHRNLFIEKAPTVLLLSNLWNEHIMRPTALGGTGVRTEADREATAYISDLVSTFWKDLYGLSPRTTSESTRFS, from the coding sequence ATGTTCTTGCTGTCTGTagctctcttcgttttcctgctACAAAGCAACACGCAGCCAGCATTCGGGTCGAGCACCGATGGACCTACTGCTGCGTACGATATCCAAGCACCGCCTTCGCAGAATGCTGAGAATGGCATTTTGTTTAAGGCAGCTTCCAGGGGCCTCGCCTCCGCCCCTTCACCAGGAGAGCCTTTCTATGggggaagaacgcagagTGGGGTGAAATATGGCGGAACTTTGGGTGCTGAACATTCTCTAGGTTCGGTAGCCTGTGGTCTTCACTACTCGGCATGTGTCAGAGGTATGGCAGAGTCTGTGCCAAAGTTGGCCACATCAACGGTTCGGAAAAGCATCACACATtcggcggaagaagacggaccTAACATCGAGGAAACTCTGAAGGATGACGAAAGTGGCATGAGAGGAGACTACTTTCTCAAAGAAATATCTGCGTATCAGCCTTCATCTCGAAGCATGCCTGGCCAAGGTATACATCAGCGAACCCGCCTTTCTGCAGCACACTCAGCACCGGAGAATGGAAAGATGCAGGCCGACTTACTCTCCATGCCTACGGCTCAGGAGCGCAGCTTTTTAAGATCTCTGGATAATCCCGAAGGGGGACACCACAGGAATCTCTTTATTGAAAAGGCTCCGACGGTACTTCTTCTGTCTAACTTGTGGAACGAGCACATCATGCGTCCCACGGCGCTCGGAGGGACAGGCGTCAGAACAGAGGCAGATCGGGAGGCTACCGCCTATATTTCCGACCTTGTTTCCACCTTTTGGAAAGATTTGTATGGCCTTTCACCAAGGACGACATCTGAATCCACAAGGTTTTCATGA
- a CDS encoding hypothetical protein (encoded by transcript TGME49_231865), which translates to MPASFESFRIRPSCETGSHEQEHAKVLKEFSLSPAKTRNSPSAFFGKVMKGRSGLSTTADSGVALVCCSKQRTRSFESISEKLQETVPFVTAL; encoded by the exons ATGCCCGCTTCTTTTGAGAGTTTTCGGATTCGTCCATCTTGCGAGACAGGGAGCCACGAACAAGAAC ACGCGAAGGTCCTCAAGGAGTTCAGCCTGTCACCTGCGAAAACAAGAAattcgccttctgctttcttcggcAAG GTTATGAAGGGACGAAGTGGGCTATCGACAACAGCGGACTCTGGTGTCGCTCTTGTCTGCTGTTCGAAGCAACGGACAAGATCTTTTGAAAGTATTTCAGAGAAGCTCCAGGAAACAGTACCGTTTGTCACTGCACTTTGA